In Arachis hypogaea cultivar Tifrunner chromosome 2, arahy.Tifrunner.gnm2.J5K5, whole genome shotgun sequence, a genomic segment contains:
- the LOC112744738 gene encoding probable E3 ubiquitin-protein ligase RHC1A: MSSSRNTHWCYSCRRPIRLGWRDAVCPSCNEGFIQELNDMVHVNPLEFFGLDNNEEHDQRFGLMETFSSFMRQQMADRSHSHDIRAQSESISEHGAGFAPLLIFGGQIPFRLSGHGGFEALFNGTPGIGLTRGNTGDYFIGPGLEELFEQLSANTRQGPPPASRSSIDAMPTIKVTQRHLRSDSHCPVCKDKFEVGTEARQMPCNHMYHSDCIVPWLVQHNSCPVCRQELPPQGLSGNQGSNGRSRGNFSGSTSGRSGRENQGRRNPFSFLWRFRSSNSSSNDRATRSSSPTPSFPDSSHHTEYSGWPFE; encoded by the coding sequence ATGTCAAGCAGCAGGAACACTCATTGGTGTTACAGTTGCAGGAGGCCAATTCGACTGGGATGGCGAGATGCGGTTTGCCCTAGCTGTAATGAGGGATTTATTCAGGAACTTAATGATATGGTGCATGTTAACCCTCTGGAATTCTTTGGACTAGATAACAATGAAGAGCATGACCAAAGATTTGGACTTATGGAAACTTTCTCTTCCTTTATGCGGCAGCAAATGGCAGACAGAAGTCATAGCCATGATATCAGGGCACAGTCGGAATCTATTTCGGAGCATGGGGCAGGTTTTGCTCCTTTGTTGATATTTGGTGGTCAAATTCCTTTTAGATTATCTGGACATGGTGGTTTTGAGGCTCTCTTTAATGGGACTCCAGGTATTGGTCTTACACGAGGCAACACAGGTGATTATTTTATTGGTCCTGGACTTGAAGAACTGTTTGAACAGCTCTCAGCTAATACTCGCCAAGGACCTCCACCTGCATCCAGATCCTCTATAGATGCAATGCCTACTATCAAAGTTACACAGAGGCATCTTCGTTCGGATTCACATTGTCCGGTGTGCAAAGATAAATTTGAGGTAGGGACTGAAGCAAGACAAATGCCATGTAACCATATGTACCACTCGGATTGTATTGTTCCATGGTTGGTCCAGCATAACTCCTGCCCTGTTTGCCGTCAAGAATTGCCACCACAAGGATTGAGTGGTAACCAAGGCTCGAATGGCCGAAGTAGAGGTAACTTTAGTGGCAGCACCAGTGGTAGGAGTGGTAGGGAGAACCAGGGAAGGCGAAATCCGTTTTCATTTTTGTGGCGTTTCCGCAGTTCTAATTCTAGCAGCAATGATAGAGCAACCCGAAGCAGCTCACCAACACCATCATTCCCCGATAGTAGTCATCACACGGAGTATTCTGGGTGGCCATTTGAATGA